A window of the Brassica napus cultivar Da-Ae chromosome A2, Da-Ae, whole genome shotgun sequence genome harbors these coding sequences:
- the LOC106388416 gene encoding temperature-induced lipocalin-1-like isoform X2, giving the protein MTTQKKEMEVVKDLDLERYMGRWYEIASFPSIFQPKNGVDTRATYTLNPDGTVHVLNETWNGGKRAFIQGSAYKTDPKSDEAKFKVKFYVPPFLPIIPVTGDYWVLYIDPEYQHAVIGQPSRSYLWILSRTAHVEEETYKQLLQKAVEEGYDVSKLHKTPQGDTPPESNAAPDDTKGVWWFKSMFGK; this is encoded by the exons atgACGACgcagaagaaagagatggaagtGGTGAAGGATCTTGACTTGGAGAGATACATGGGCCGTTGGTACGAGATTGCTTCTTTCCCTTCCATTTTTCAGCCCAAGAACGGTGTTGACACTCGCGCCACCTACACCCTCAACCCTGACGGCACGGTGCACGTCTTGAACGAGACGTGGAACGGTGGCAAGAGAGCTTTCATCCAAGGCTCAGCCTACAAGACTGATCCTAAGAGCGACGAGGCTAAGTTCAAAGTTAAGTTCTACGTCCCTCCTTTCCTCCCTATCATTCCTGTCACTGGAGATTACTGGGTGTTGTATATTGATCCTGAGTACCAGCATGCCGTCATCGGCCAGCCTTCGAGGAGTTATCTCTGG ATACTGAGCAGGACGGCGCATGTGGAAGAAGAGACATACAAGCAGCTGCTGCAGAAGGCGGTGGAGGAAGGGTACGATGTCAGCAAGCTTCACAAGACCCCTCAGGGTGACACACCACCTGAGTCCAACGCTGCTCCTGACGACACCAAGGGTGTTTGGTGGTTCAAATCTATGTTCGGCAAATAG
- the LOC106388409 gene encoding VAMP-like protein YKT61, giving the protein MKITALLVLKAAPETTDPVILANASDVSHFGYFQRSSVKEFVVFVGRTVASRTPPSQRQSVQHEEYKVHAYNRNGLCAVGFMDDHYPVRSAFSLLNQVIDEYQKSFGETWRSAKEDSAQPWPYLADALTKFQDPAEADKLLKIQRELDETKIIIHKTIDSVLARGEKLDSLVEKSSDLSMASQMFYKQAKKTNSCCTIL; this is encoded by the exons ATGAAGATCACCGCCTTGCTCGTCCTCAAGGCCGCTCCCGAAACCACGGATCCCGTCATCCTCGCCAACGCCTCCGACGTCTCTCACTTCGGCTATTTCCAGCGATCTAGCGTCAAGGAGTTCGTCGTCTTCGTCGGTCGCACTGTCGCCAGCCGCACCCCTCCTTCCCAGCGCCAATCCGTCCAGCACGAAG AGTACAAGGTTCACGCTTACAATAGAAATGGCCTTTGCGCTGTTGGATTCATGGACGATCATTACCCTGTTCGTAGTGCCTTTTCTCTTCTCAATCAG GTCATAGATGAGTATCAGAAGAGTTTTGGGGAGACATGGAGGTCTGCTAAAGAAGACTCCGCTCAGCCCTGGCCTTACTTGGCCGATGCTCTTACCAAATTTCAG GATCCAGCAGAGGCTGATAAGCTGTTGAAAATCCAGAGGGAGTTGGATGAGACCAAGATTATCATT CATAAAACCATTGATAGCGTTCTAGCCCGTGGTGAGAAGCTGGACAGCCTAGTGGAGAAGAGCTCAGATTTGAGCATGGCGTCGCAG ATGTTCTACAAGCAAGCGAAGAAAACGAATTCATGCTGCACTATTCTTTGA